The Planococcus liqunii genome includes a region encoding these proteins:
- a CDS encoding potassium channel family protein produces the protein MFELMKRAVKINTTKLLIFTAIFYVLSAFIIHYLEPEEFPTPFIGFWWVMTTVTTIGYGDYAPRTVPGMLYGMFLYLFGIGLIGVILGKIVDAYSYFRRMKMRGKLDYKGNNHFLLIGWSKSVQKTVEEILANKDIENDVVLIDHLKESPFIHERFHYIRGNPTDMDILQKANIGKANSVSVFASENEDEVTTDGKTLLVALAIEEYAEARNIEIYTIAEIVHEAHIRMFQYAKVDEFVLSTESFPHLMTKALLHHGSSRLFMNLISHAHGEHMWEIKPDPSWKTYEDAFESLRRQGANLIADGNDLSIIRRMHDAIPPDSRLYVICDEETYRKLELAPL, from the coding sequence ATGTTCGAGCTAATGAAAAGGGCCGTCAAAATAAATACAACCAAGTTATTGATTTTTACAGCAATCTTTTATGTGCTTTCTGCGTTTATCATTCATTACCTTGAACCGGAGGAATTTCCCACGCCCTTTATTGGGTTCTGGTGGGTCATGACGACCGTCACGACCATCGGGTACGGCGATTATGCGCCGCGCACGGTTCCGGGGATGCTGTATGGCATGTTTCTGTATTTGTTCGGCATCGGATTGATCGGGGTCATTCTTGGGAAAATTGTAGATGCGTATTCTTATTTTAGGAGGATGAAAATGCGGGGGAAATTGGATTACAAAGGAAACAATCATTTTCTGCTGATTGGCTGGTCCAAAAGTGTCCAGAAGACAGTGGAAGAAATACTGGCGAATAAAGACATTGAAAACGATGTCGTGCTGATCGATCATTTAAAGGAATCACCGTTCATACATGAACGGTTCCATTATATCCGCGGCAATCCGACCGATATGGACATCCTGCAAAAAGCGAATATTGGCAAAGCCAATTCCGTATCGGTATTTGCTTCTGAAAACGAAGACGAAGTGACAACTGACGGAAAAACGCTGTTGGTCGCTCTGGCAATCGAGGAATACGCAGAAGCCCGGAATATTGAAATCTATACCATTGCTGAAATTGTCCACGAAGCCCATATCCGGATGTTTCAATACGCCAAGGTTGATGAATTCGTGCTGTCCACGGAATCGTTTCCGCATTTGATGACAAAGGCTTTGCTGCACCACGGTTCCAGCCGGCTGTTTATGAACTTGATTAGCCATGCCCACGGCGAACATATGTGGGAAATCAAACCGGATCCTTCCTGGAAAACGTACGAAGACGCTTTCGAATCGTTGCGGCGCCAAGGAGCCAATTTAATCGCGGACGGCAACGACCTGAGCATCATCCGCCGCATGCACGATGCCATTCCTCCTGACTCCCGCCTGTATGTTATCTGCGATGAAGAAACGTACCGGAAACTGGAGCTGGCCCCACTTTGA
- a CDS encoding biotin transporter BioY translates to MTTAPSRTSNHTKTLHLIHIAMFAALMAVGANISAFLIIGGVPITLQTFFAILAGIMLGSRKGAFAMIVYAFIGLAGVPVFAGFSGGMDTIISPTFGFIVSFVLIALASGWVAKKFPTRTGFVVAALVGLVINYGFGTNWMYAAYKLWFAAPEGFTYQMAWAWMAVPLPKDLILSVLAGLFAFRLRPIIQKYN, encoded by the coding sequence ATGACAACTGCTCCATCCAGAACGTCCAATCATACCAAGACTTTGCACTTAATACATATCGCCATGTTCGCGGCGCTTATGGCCGTCGGGGCAAACATTTCCGCATTCCTTATCATCGGCGGTGTGCCGATTACGCTACAGACCTTTTTTGCCATCTTAGCGGGCATCATGCTTGGCAGCCGGAAAGGCGCATTCGCGATGATCGTCTATGCCTTTATCGGGCTTGCCGGTGTTCCGGTTTTCGCGGGCTTCTCAGGCGGCATGGACACCATCATCAGCCCGACATTTGGCTTCATCGTTTCGTTTGTGCTCATTGCACTGGCAAGCGGCTGGGTCGCCAAGAAATTCCCTACCCGCACCGGCTTTGTCGTCGCAGCGCTGGTCGGCCTGGTCATCAACTACGGATTCGGCACCAACTGGATGTATGCGGCCTACAAACTCTGGTTCGCTGCACCCGAAGGCTTTACTTACCAGATGGCTTGGGCTTGGATGGCCGTTCCGCTGCCAAAGGACTTGATCCTTTCCGTGCTGGCCGGACTCTTCGCCTTCCGCCTGCGTCCGATCATCCAGAAATACAACTAA
- a CDS encoding TerC family protein: MEAILLEYAWVLLVLVGLEGLLAADNAVVMAVMVKHLPKEQQKKALFYGLAGAFIFRFAALFMITLLVNIWQIQALGAAYLLFISIKHIYDQRKSETGHAIDVEPEPKKGSGFWMTVLKIELADIAFAIDSMLAAVALAVTLPHLNVFGMNDIGGINSGQFFVMLAGGLIGVIIMRFAAHKFVKLLETYPQLETAAFVIVGWVGVKLLVMTLSHEKLGILPHDFPHSTPWTITFWVVLVGIVVVGALLGVKKKKEEEAEAK, encoded by the coding sequence ATGGAAGCAATTTTATTGGAGTACGCTTGGGTATTACTGGTTTTAGTTGGATTGGAAGGGCTTTTGGCTGCCGATAACGCTGTCGTGATGGCAGTTATGGTGAAGCATTTGCCGAAAGAGCAACAGAAAAAAGCATTATTTTACGGATTAGCAGGGGCATTCATATTCCGTTTTGCCGCTTTGTTCATGATTACGTTGTTGGTGAACATTTGGCAGATTCAGGCACTTGGGGCCGCGTATCTATTATTCATCTCGATTAAACACATTTACGATCAGCGAAAAAGTGAAACAGGGCATGCTATTGACGTGGAACCAGAACCGAAAAAAGGTTCAGGTTTCTGGATGACAGTGTTGAAAATTGAACTGGCGGATATCGCCTTTGCAATTGACTCGATGCTTGCAGCGGTAGCACTTGCTGTTACCTTGCCGCATTTGAATGTATTCGGAATGAATGATATTGGCGGCATCAACTCCGGGCAATTCTTCGTTATGCTTGCCGGTGGATTGATCGGTGTAATTATTATGCGATTCGCTGCACACAAATTCGTTAAGCTCCTGGAAACATATCCACAGCTGGAAACAGCCGCTTTCGTTATTGTCGGATGGGTAGGGGTCAAACTTCTTGTAATGACGTTGTCACACGAAAAACTAGGCATCTTGCCGCATGACTTCCCGCACTCGACGCCATGGACCATCACGTTCTGGGTTGTATTGGTCGGCATCGTCGTTGTCGGAGCATTGCTTGGTGTTAAAAAGAAAAAAGAAGAAGAAGCTGAAGCTAAATAA
- a CDS encoding protein adenylyltransferase SelO has product MTQRPEKTKTGWKLENSYARLPQVFFTRLRPDPVQSPKLVAFNEPLAETLGLPIEDLKSDSGTAILAGNEIPEGAFPLAQAYAGHQFGFLTMLGDGRAVLLGEQITPGGERFDIQLKGAGRTPYSRGGDGRAALGPMLREYIISEAMHGLGIPTTRSLAVVATGEEIRRETSLPGAVLTRVAASHLRFGTFQYAAGVGDIDKIRALADYAIERHYADVDLGDNRYLGFFKEVAKRHASLVAKWQLVGFIHGVMNTDNMTISGETIDYGPCAFMDAYDPATVFSSIDHQGRYAYGNQPQIAGWNLARFAETMVPLFHEDSGEAVKLAQAVLSDYIKAYYAHWLTGMRAKIGLFNEEAEDEVLVADLLNLMKEYDADYTNAFRALTLGEFEETSLSGKPEFNEWREQWEARLARQDQSMDEVRQLMRSRNPSIIPRNHRVEEALDAAVQRSDYSGMDRLLNVLSNPFAYSEEQKEYTKLPPEAPDSYQTFCGT; this is encoded by the coding sequence ATGACACAGCGACCCGAAAAAACGAAAACCGGCTGGAAGCTTGAAAACAGTTACGCCCGACTTCCGCAAGTGTTTTTTACCCGTCTCCGGCCGGATCCGGTGCAGTCCCCGAAACTTGTGGCGTTCAATGAACCGCTTGCAGAAACACTTGGGCTCCCTATAGAAGATCTGAAAAGCGACAGCGGCACAGCCATTCTGGCAGGCAATGAAATTCCGGAAGGTGCATTTCCGTTGGCTCAGGCCTATGCCGGCCATCAATTCGGCTTTTTGACGATGCTTGGCGACGGTCGTGCCGTACTGCTCGGTGAACAAATCACACCGGGCGGCGAACGCTTTGACATCCAGCTGAAAGGTGCTGGACGCACCCCTTACTCGCGAGGCGGGGACGGACGTGCGGCACTTGGGCCGATGCTCCGCGAATACATTATAAGCGAAGCGATGCACGGCCTCGGGATTCCAACGACACGCAGCTTGGCTGTAGTTGCAACAGGAGAAGAAATCCGTCGCGAAACCAGTCTGCCGGGTGCTGTACTGACCCGCGTAGCAGCCAGCCATTTGCGTTTTGGCACTTTCCAGTACGCTGCCGGAGTAGGCGATATAGACAAGATTCGTGCGCTTGCGGACTATGCGATTGAGCGCCATTATGCGGACGTGGACCTTGGCGATAACCGTTACCTTGGCTTTTTCAAAGAAGTGGCGAAGCGCCATGCTTCGCTTGTGGCAAAATGGCAGCTCGTCGGCTTTATCCACGGCGTCATGAATACCGACAACATGACGATCAGCGGCGAAACCATTGACTACGGCCCTTGTGCCTTTATGGACGCGTACGACCCGGCAACAGTCTTCAGTTCCATTGACCACCAAGGGCGCTATGCTTACGGCAACCAGCCGCAGATTGCCGGCTGGAACTTGGCGCGCTTTGCGGAAACAATGGTTCCGCTGTTCCATGAAGATTCGGGAGAAGCGGTGAAACTGGCGCAAGCGGTATTGTCCGATTACATCAAAGCCTATTACGCGCATTGGTTGACCGGCATGCGTGCGAAGATTGGCTTATTCAACGAAGAAGCGGAAGACGAAGTGCTGGTGGCCGATCTGCTCAATTTAATGAAGGAGTACGATGCGGATTACACAAATGCTTTCCGAGCGCTGACGCTTGGTGAATTCGAAGAAACTTCGCTGTCCGGGAAACCGGAATTTAACGAGTGGAGAGAACAATGGGAAGCACGGCTTGCACGCCAAGACCAGTCCATGGATGAAGTACGCCAGTTGATGCGGAGCCGCAACCCGTCCATCATTCCGCGGAACCACCGGGTGGAAGAAGCACTGGATGCCGCTGTCCAAAGAAGCGACTACAGCGGCATGGACCGGCTGCTGAACGTACTCTCCAATCCATTTGCTTATTCCGAAGAACAAAAAGAGTACACGAAATTGCCGCCGGAAGCGCCTGATTCTTATCAGACATTCTGCGGAACATGA
- a CDS encoding CDP-glycerol glycerophosphotransferase family protein, protein MELKGYGKGSWISENFKVIAAFLAAKLFPNTSGKKIVLVGGNLGEKYEDNAAVLHRYLIDHYADEMSIYWLYDPNTAYVKEQNIPNAIALGSWENYVLFFQADYSFHSHSILYDLAPFAPHFLPLNDKTVMTHVSHGIEGFKKILIQKEDLPQLERTDFFNCASQFERRIKRNEWGIPEEKLIVTGFPRFDRYPADQPAERVKRVLVMMTWREWLLESGSKEFEQSDYYLNTYGLLQHGGIQKLLEEQDMEVTVALHPFMQRFEKHFEEISSGRIRFVAFEELSISKAIEENDMLLTDITSVSWDFLYLNKPIIFYLFDQEDWETKRGIYLDLNKDLYGYKAKTAEDVYGFLKEITEGVNYNKWYSMAPQFIDFFDQDNCKRLTDRVFGTKRIE, encoded by the coding sequence ATGGAGCTGAAGGGGTACGGAAAAGGCAGCTGGATATCGGAAAATTTTAAAGTTATTGCGGCGTTTCTCGCGGCTAAACTATTTCCGAATACAAGCGGCAAAAAAATTGTGCTGGTCGGCGGCAATCTGGGAGAAAAATACGAAGACAACGCCGCGGTGCTGCACCGGTATTTAATCGATCATTACGCGGATGAGATGAGCATTTACTGGCTTTATGACCCGAACACAGCTTATGTAAAAGAACAGAACATCCCAAATGCCATTGCGCTCGGAAGCTGGGAAAACTATGTGCTGTTTTTCCAGGCGGACTATTCGTTTCACAGCCATTCGATTCTTTACGACCTTGCGCCTTTTGCGCCACATTTTCTGCCTTTGAACGACAAAACAGTCATGACACACGTCAGCCACGGCATTGAAGGATTTAAAAAAATTCTGATCCAGAAAGAAGACCTGCCGCAATTAGAGCGGACGGATTTTTTCAATTGCGCCTCGCAATTCGAACGGCGGATCAAACGGAATGAATGGGGAATCCCGGAAGAAAAGCTGATTGTGACCGGCTTTCCGCGTTTTGACCGGTATCCGGCGGATCAGCCGGCCGAACGCGTCAAACGGGTGCTGGTAATGATGACGTGGCGTGAATGGCTGCTCGAATCCGGCTCCAAGGAATTCGAACAAAGCGATTACTATCTCAATACGTATGGGCTGCTGCAGCATGGCGGCATCCAAAAACTGCTGGAAGAACAGGACATGGAAGTGACGGTTGCACTCCATCCGTTCATGCAGCGCTTTGAAAAGCATTTCGAAGAAATTTCAAGCGGACGGATCCGCTTTGTGGCTTTTGAGGAACTGTCCATTTCCAAAGCCATTGAAGAAAACGACATGCTGCTGACCGATATCACAAGTGTATCCTGGGACTTCCTTTATTTGAACAAACCGATTATCTTTTATTTGTTTGACCAGGAAGACTGGGAAACGAAGCGGGGAATCTACTTGGATTTGAACAAAGACTTGTATGGCTATAAAGCGAAGACAGCAGAAGATGTTTACGGATTTTTGAAAGAGATCACCGAAGGCGTTAATTACAACAAATGGTACAGCATGGCACCACAGTTTATCGACTTTTTTGACCAGGACAATTGCAAGCGGCTTACCGATCGAGTATTTGGAACAAAACGTATAGAATAA
- a CDS encoding Na-translocating system protein MpsC family protein, whose translation MAKEKTLESEIGSYFSNLLRTHFGKGPTSVYVTIAEPFITVHFRGFISPMERVLINQKEYQRILETRDLMMDELKPDIMLELSKHLNNDVQELYADWNLEKETGMIISVLNGDDSEGSMPVPEDIDLEAFRGKIIEASNKAQKAPGSTTIYWLSDRTIVVRRTEILVEIEKALIKNGFEEQLKLAKRPLEQQMLQKVGLEAALNRSITETFLDWNFEKDLGFTIFLLEPSKAK comes from the coding sequence ATGGCAAAAGAAAAAACGCTGGAATCGGAAATCGGCAGCTATTTTTCAAACTTGCTGCGGACACATTTTGGCAAAGGGCCAACTTCGGTTTACGTCACAATTGCGGAACCTTTTATCACTGTTCATTTTCGCGGGTTTATTTCGCCGATGGAGCGGGTGCTGATCAACCAAAAAGAATATCAGCGGATATTGGAAACCCGGGATTTAATGATGGATGAGTTGAAACCGGATATCATGCTTGAACTCAGCAAGCATTTGAACAACGATGTACAAGAATTGTATGCGGACTGGAATCTTGAAAAAGAAACCGGCATGATTATCAGTGTCTTGAACGGTGATGATTCCGAAGGCTCCATGCCAGTTCCGGAGGATATAGATCTAGAAGCTTTCCGTGGAAAAATCATTGAAGCGAGCAACAAGGCGCAAAAAGCTCCAGGCAGTACCACCATCTATTGGCTGAGCGACCGGACGATTGTCGTGCGGCGTACGGAAATTTTGGTGGAGATTGAAAAGGCGCTGATCAAGAATGGATTTGAAGAACAATTGAAATTGGCTAAACGCCCGCTTGAGCAGCAAATGCTTCAGAAAGTAGGATTGGAAGCCGCCTTGAATCGCTCCATAACCGAAACTTTTTTGGATTGGAATTTTGAAAAAGACTTAGGCTTTACCATTTTTTTATTGGAACCCTCAAAAGCAAAATGA
- a CDS encoding PAS domain S-box protein produces MKTLAFEEQLTLLEAMVDGSNVATIVTDPSQDDNPIIYTNRTFEKMTGYQQSEVLGRNCRFLQRKETDPTERQKIRTAIEARESVTVTLQNYRKDGSLFWNRLHIEPVEVMGALYFIGTQTDVTLEHNQRQELTEKELEIEQIMLPILSLQDHVAAVALIGNMTHHRFDLLISKLSLYVQKERIEHVMIDVTGLYWEEGFPLEGLLSIRDVLKLMGTHLYVTGISPKAARELGTLQDQSRPLLTFSSIQQAMAFSQNGIR; encoded by the coding sequence ATGAAAACTTTAGCTTTTGAAGAACAACTTACGCTTCTTGAGGCTATGGTGGATGGCAGCAATGTAGCCACTATCGTAACCGACCCTTCACAGGATGACAACCCGATCATTTACACAAACCGAACTTTTGAAAAAATGACCGGTTACCAGCAATCCGAAGTATTGGGCCGGAATTGCCGTTTCCTCCAGCGAAAAGAAACAGATCCCACGGAGCGCCAGAAAATCAGAACGGCGATCGAAGCTAGAGAAAGCGTAACGGTCACGCTGCAGAATTACCGCAAGGACGGATCTCTCTTCTGGAACCGCCTGCACATTGAACCCGTTGAAGTCATGGGCGCTCTTTACTTTATCGGTACCCAAACCGATGTCACGCTGGAACACAACCAACGCCAGGAATTGACCGAAAAAGAATTGGAAATTGAACAGATTATGCTGCCAATCCTGTCTCTGCAGGACCATGTGGCGGCTGTCGCTTTAATCGGCAACATGACTCACCACCGCTTTGACCTTTTGATTTCGAAATTGAGCCTGTATGTGCAAAAAGAACGGATTGAACACGTTATGATTGATGTCACCGGACTTTATTGGGAAGAAGGATTTCCGCTGGAAGGGCTGTTGAGCATCCGCGATGTCCTGAAACTGATGGGCACACATTTGTATGTCACCGGCATTTCCCCAAAAGCTGCGCGCGAATTGGGCACACTTCAGGACCAGAGCCGCCCGTTGTTGACTTTTTCATCGATTCAGCAAGCTATGGCATTTTCACAAAACGGAATCCGTTGA
- a CDS encoding glycoside hydrolase family 13 protein — protein MNKKWWKEAVAYQVYPRSFKDSNGDGLGDLAGVASKLDYLQELGIDVIWICPMYQSPNDDNGYDISDYQEILDEFGTMKDFDHLLEEVHKRGMKLIIDLVINHTSDEHPWFQESRSSKDNPKRDWYIWRDEPTNWESIFGGPAWEYDKETKQYYLHLFSKKQPDLNWENPEVRKALYEMVNWWLDKGIDGYRVDAISHIKKEFSDMPDDAHRAFIPAWEKMMNVEGIQPLLAELRDETFAKYDIMTVGEANGVHVDDIDEWISEEDGKFNMVFQFEDMGLWNADSKHGVDVRRLKEIRSRWQNGVEGKGWNALFIENHDKPRMVSTWGNDRQYWRESATAFACMYFFMQGTPFIYQGQEIGMTNAPFEEIEHYNDVRTHNLYFYKRQTGMMHDEVMTLIKATSRDHSRTPMQWDASPHGGFSTAEPWLRANPNYSWLNMEAQKNDPHSVLSFYKQMIWLRKHMEVLVYGRYDLVEMGHESVFAYTRQDEHEKVLVVTNLGQHACWWDEPEDGTLLLANYKVIDPNQLYPYEARVYKVKLNQ, from the coding sequence ATGAACAAAAAATGGTGGAAGGAAGCAGTTGCTTATCAAGTGTATCCACGAAGTTTTAAAGATTCGAATGGCGATGGGCTCGGCGATTTAGCAGGTGTGGCAAGCAAGCTCGATTATTTGCAGGAGCTCGGCATCGACGTCATCTGGATTTGCCCGATGTACCAGTCACCGAATGATGACAATGGCTACGACATCAGCGATTATCAGGAGATTTTAGACGAGTTTGGGACAATGAAGGACTTTGACCATCTGCTTGAAGAGGTACACAAGCGCGGCATGAAACTCATTATTGATCTGGTCATCAACCACACAAGCGATGAACATCCCTGGTTCCAGGAATCCCGTTCATCAAAAGACAATCCAAAGCGGGACTGGTATATTTGGCGGGACGAACCGACCAACTGGGAGAGCATTTTCGGCGGACCGGCCTGGGAGTATGACAAAGAGACGAAGCAGTACTACCTGCATTTGTTTTCCAAGAAACAGCCGGACTTGAATTGGGAGAACCCCGAAGTGCGAAAAGCGTTGTATGAAATGGTGAACTGGTGGCTGGACAAAGGCATCGACGGCTACCGGGTAGACGCCATCAGCCACATCAAAAAGGAATTCAGCGACATGCCGGACGATGCTCATCGGGCGTTTATCCCGGCTTGGGAAAAAATGATGAACGTCGAAGGCATCCAGCCGCTGCTTGCTGAACTCCGTGATGAGACATTTGCGAAATACGACATCATGACGGTTGGAGAAGCAAACGGCGTCCATGTCGATGACATTGATGAATGGATCAGCGAAGAAGACGGCAAATTCAATATGGTGTTCCAGTTTGAAGATATGGGGTTGTGGAATGCCGATTCGAAACACGGCGTCGATGTCCGCAGGCTGAAAGAGATCCGTTCCCGCTGGCAAAATGGCGTGGAAGGCAAAGGATGGAATGCACTGTTCATTGAAAATCACGATAAGCCCCGCATGGTTTCGACATGGGGCAACGACCGGCAGTACTGGCGTGAAAGTGCCACGGCCTTCGCTTGCATGTACTTTTTCATGCAAGGCACACCGTTCATTTACCAGGGGCAGGAAATCGGCATGACCAATGCGCCGTTCGAAGAAATCGAGCATTACAACGATGTGCGGACCCACAATCTTTACTTCTACAAACGGCAGACCGGCATGATGCATGATGAGGTCATGACGCTCATCAAAGCGACGAGCCGCGACCACTCCCGGACGCCGATGCAATGGGACGCAAGCCCGCACGGCGGTTTTTCGACTGCAGAACCTTGGCTCCGGGCCAACCCGAACTACAGTTGGCTGAACATGGAAGCGCAGAAAAACGATCCGCATTCAGTGCTGTCGTTCTATAAACAAATGATCTGGCTGCGCAAGCATATGGAAGTGCTCGTATATGGCCGCTACGATCTTGTGGAAATGGGGCACGAATCGGTTTTTGCCTATACACGGCAAGACGAGCATGAAAAAGTCCTCGTTGTAACCAATCTGGGGCAGCATGCCTGCTGGTGGGACGAACCGGAAGACGGCACTTTATTGTTAGCCAATTATAAAGTAATCGATCCCAACCAACTGTACCCTTACGAAGCACGTGTTTATAAAGTGAAACTCAATCAATGA
- a CDS encoding TetR/AcrR family transcriptional regulator, with protein sequence MLKSDLRITKTKQALEEALLTLLQEKPLKSISITEICRLAKINRGTFYLHYGQIEDLFEEYYKEIMKDLTDSYQEPYRHVDILNPRELNPSTIRIFHHIETYKNFYRIVFSRTVPMSYYYLLFNQVQDLLKRDMELTLKTSVDPAMLSAYQANAILGLIIEWGRNDFQQPAEDMNLLLVRILNIQTESRQ encoded by the coding sequence ATGCTGAAAAGTGATTTGCGGATAACAAAAACCAAACAGGCATTGGAAGAAGCACTGCTGACTTTATTGCAGGAAAAGCCGTTGAAGTCCATTTCCATTACAGAAATCTGCCGGCTCGCCAAGATCAACCGCGGGACCTTTTATCTGCATTATGGCCAGATTGAAGACTTGTTTGAGGAATATTACAAGGAAATCATGAAAGACTTAACCGATTCGTACCAGGAGCCTTATCGGCATGTCGACATATTAAATCCGAGAGAACTGAACCCCTCGACCATTCGGATTTTCCACCATATTGAAACGTACAAAAACTTTTACCGCATTGTCTTTTCACGGACCGTGCCAATGTCTTACTATTATCTCCTGTTCAATCAAGTCCAGGATTTGCTGAAACGCGATATGGAGCTTACGTTGAAGACATCAGTCGATCCGGCGATGCTCAGCGCTTACCAGGCAAACGCCATACTGGGGCTCATTATTGAATGGGGGCGGAATGATTTCCAGCAACCAGCGGAAGACATGAACCTGCTGCTGGTCCGCATTTTGAACATCCAAACGGAAAGCCGCCAGTAA
- a CDS encoding SDR family oxidoreductase, whose product MRLEGKVAIVTGAASGMGKAIAEAYAKEGAKVVVSDLNLEGATAVADALKETGAEAIAVKTNVTSEEDINQLFEETKQAFGKLDILVNNAGIMDGMEPVGEISNDRWDRIFAVNTTAVMHTMRLAILLFLEQGHGAIVNNISAGGLYGGRAGAAYTASKHAVVGLTKNTAFMYGDKNIRTNGIAPGAVATNIGSSMSNISQVGMGRQQLGMALNPRVGQPEEIANLAVFLGSDEASFVNGQVVTVDGGWTSY is encoded by the coding sequence ATGAGATTAGAAGGCAAAGTTGCAATTGTAACCGGTGCGGCTTCAGGAATGGGAAAAGCGATTGCAGAAGCTTATGCAAAAGAAGGCGCAAAAGTCGTCGTTTCCGATTTGAATCTTGAAGGGGCAACAGCAGTAGCCGATGCGCTTAAAGAAACAGGGGCTGAAGCGATTGCTGTGAAAACAAACGTTACTTCGGAAGAAGACATCAACCAGTTGTTCGAAGAAACGAAACAGGCATTCGGCAAACTGGATATCCTGGTAAACAACGCCGGCATCATGGACGGCATGGAGCCAGTAGGCGAGATTTCAAACGATCGCTGGGACCGTATTTTTGCGGTCAACACAACAGCAGTCATGCACACAATGCGCTTGGCAATCCTCTTGTTCCTTGAACAAGGGCACGGCGCCATCGTCAACAATATTTCTGCCGGCGGCCTTTACGGAGGGCGTGCAGGAGCAGCTTACACAGCTTCCAAGCATGCAGTCGTTGGTTTGACGAAAAACACCGCATTCATGTACGGCGATAAAAACATCCGCACGAACGGCATTGCGCCTGGAGCAGTTGCGACCAATATCGGCAGCAGCATGAGCAACATCAGCCAAGTTGGCATGGGCCGCCAGCAGCTGGGCATGGCATTGAACCCGCGCGTCGGCCAACCGGAAGAAATTGCGAACTTGGCGGTATTCCTCGGATCCGATGAAGCAAGCTTTGTAAACGGCCAAGTCGTGACAGTCGACGGCGGCTGGACTTCTTATTGA